The Eulemur rufifrons isolate Redbay chromosome 29, OSU_ERuf_1, whole genome shotgun sequence DNA window AATGGTGAGTGGTGGTATCCATTAGATAAATAGGCGGGAATACTGACATAATTTATTTCTACTACTTTGGCTCCCTTTggggagaacaaagaaaataagatatacaaatatgGAGGCTGGTAATCTTCATGCTTATTTTCAAGGCTGCACTAGGGATGAGAATTCTGGAATACAAGCCAATGGTTATGGGGTTTTCTCTCAGTACTACCTGTGATTTCAGACCACTTGACTTCTGAGTGAGTACCCATAAGGGAGACGTGAGAACTTCCATTTACACCAATGATAATATGATTTAAGCATATAAACTTTCAGGTCTTTGACAATAAATCAGTTGAAACAGATTAGAATAATGCCCTAGTGGCATGGGAGATTATTAGCAATTTAGgcaaatgaaagcattttatcACTGTAATGTTTTTGGCATCAGAACCTTTTGTGCCCAAGAATATTACTTAGCATTTTATGATTTGGGAGTAAGCTGTAGTATGCAGAATCAGTACTTTAATGAGCTGATATCACATGTACCTTAGTAGAGAATGTAGGCCtaaatattttgtgctttttattttagtaatacaTTAAATACGAcactatatttagaaatatataggccatacttagaaataaatgaagaggcAGCAAAAACTACTTTGCACCTTTGTGTGTTCGCTACTATATCAGAATGACTTCCATCAGTCTTCAATTCCGTTATACTCACACTCACAAAAAAAGAGTTTCATTTCATAACATAATTTGAGGAAATGTCCAACTCTTAATACCTATATAGAAGTATTTCTGCATAGCAGACGAAATAAACTTGAATGCCTAGAAATCACTGTAGTCTAggtatcttttctgttttgttcctaaTTAGGCTCTGGGAAAACAgtgcctttttttctctcccccactGTGAAAGTTATGAGATTCTTTTGCTCAAATCACCCACAAAAAAGGCTTGGAAGTTCATGTTCCTTAGAGGGCTGCGGATTCTGCCAAAGAAGATTAAATGCCCATATCACATGTGTCATATCCTGCAGCTCACAAGAAAGAGAGCAAATGTAGCATGGCACTCATCTAGGGTGCACGTGGGCTGTCAGCCCAGCCTAGGGTGCCATTCATTGTCATGTTGTGCACCAGCCaagatattcattaaaaaatgagtAAGGACACCAAGGAGCCATTATTTTGCATCctggaatatttttgtttaacagTTTGAACCCTTACTGTGGCTTTGCAACAATGATTCTGGGTTGGGGACAGAGGTGTTTGATTTCACCTGTTTGCACCATAGAAGATGATGAAAGGCTCTTTGCTTACCTGTGAAGTTGATTTTTAGCAAGTAATCCTTGTACAACTTCTTCCCATCCAGGATCTTCATAGCATCACAAAGCTTGGTAGTGTTGGGACAGAGGGTGCGCTGCATTTTGTGCAGGGCGTGGGCCATGGCATACACCGCGTTCACCACAAACATGATCTTGGATTCTTGTTCATAGTTGCTGCTGTCGATGGCTAGGTGCTTGTCGCAAACGCGCCTGTGGTTGCGTTTGTTCTGGAGGCTGCATTGGAACTTTTGCTCCCAGAAGTCCCGGAACCAAGGGTTGCGGTGGTTGTTGTAGGGGTTGAGGCTCTGGAAGTAGCGGTCGAACTGGCGGATGGGCTGCGAGGCCAGCTCCAGGGTGATGGCGCCGTACGCCACGTGCTCGCTGCCCTTGACGATGCTCTCCTGCGCGCCCCAGCCGTCGCTGGCCACCCAGGTGAAGGAGGCGTTGGCGCGGCTGGCGGCGGCGATGAGCTCGCGCGAGTCGTCGCTGCGCATGAAGAGGACCACGACGCGCGCGTTGGGCTTCTGCAGCAGCTCCCGGATCACGCTGTCGTAGGACTTGCGGATGTTGGAGCGGCCCACCTTCTCCGCTGTGGCGATGCAGATGTTGCGCTGGCGGGCTTCCTGCTCGAAGGCCTCGATGCCTGTCTCCCCGTAGTCGCCCTCCGAGGCCACAGTGGACACGTAGGTCCAGTTGAAGAAGCGCAAGATCTCGGCCATGGCTTTGGCCTGGTAGAAGTCGGGGGGCACAGTCCTGGCAAAGTAATCATAGCGCGACTTGTCGCTGAGTTTGGCGCTGGTGGATGCGTAGCTTATCT harbors:
- the GRM3 gene encoding metabotropic glutamate receptor 3 isoform X3, producing MKMLTRLQVLTLALFSKGFLLSLGDHNFLRREIKIEGDLVLGGLFPINEKGTGTEECGRINEDRGIQRLEAMLFAIDEINKDNYLLPGVKLGVHILDTCSRDTYALEQSLEFVRASLTKVDEAEYMCPDGSYAIQENMPLLIAGVIGGSYSSVSIQVANLLRLFQIPQISYASTSAKLSDKSRYDYFARTVPPDFYQAKAMAEILRFFNWTYVSTVASEGDYGETGIEAFEQEARQRNICIATAEKVGRSNIRKSYDSVIRELLQKPNARVVVLFMRSDDSRELIAAASRANASFTWVASDGWGAQESIVKGSEHVAYGAITLELASQPIRQFDRYFQSLNPYNNHRNPWFRDFWEQKFQCSLQNKRNHRRVCDKHLAIDSSNYEQESKIMFVVNAVYAMAHALHKMQRTLCPNTTKLCDAMKILDGKKLYKDYLLKINFTGADNHHVHLCQPERLRGLGLFVCTQGAHRPVPTPEERGHTQTSPQQVQCQRNWDHIFSVLRKHVCPNGVQRAGSPRLHHLISVIVNCSSVFVFLDC